In a single window of the Pseudogemmatithrix spongiicola genome:
- a CDS encoding P1 family peptidase, whose translation MSAASLERFGLAVGHATDADGATGCTVVRGVSAAHRAACAVLGRATGTRETALLEPGHLVERVDAILLTGGSAYGLDAAAGVMRWMEARGRGFNVGAGVVPIVPAAVIFDLLPLGRFDARPTAQMAYEACETARSTGIAEGSVGAGTGATVGKLRGAAGAMKGGLGIAVAEGHGCAAAAIAVVNAFGDVRDAAGNIIAGARLEDGSFVDTARAVAAGTPSGGFTAGTNTTICVVALDCALSRVELQAVARSAGTGLLSRITPAGTLADGDVVFALAPMDGPKGSAAQAEQLARQALEQAIERAVRLAVGRDGVPGLAAS comes from the coding sequence GTGAGCGCCGCATCGCTGGAGCGGTTCGGGCTCGCGGTCGGGCACGCCACGGATGCTGACGGCGCCACGGGCTGCACGGTCGTCCGTGGCGTCAGCGCGGCACATCGCGCCGCCTGCGCCGTGCTCGGTCGCGCGACCGGCACCCGGGAGACAGCGCTGCTGGAGCCGGGGCATCTCGTCGAGCGCGTCGATGCCATCCTGCTGACCGGCGGCTCGGCGTACGGCCTCGATGCGGCCGCGGGCGTGATGCGCTGGATGGAAGCGCGCGGACGCGGCTTCAACGTCGGCGCCGGCGTGGTGCCCATCGTGCCCGCCGCCGTCATCTTCGACTTGTTGCCGCTCGGGCGCTTCGACGCCCGCCCCACGGCGCAGATGGCTTACGAGGCCTGCGAGACCGCGCGCAGCACGGGCATCGCCGAGGGCAGCGTGGGCGCCGGCACCGGCGCGACGGTCGGCAAGTTGCGCGGCGCCGCCGGTGCCATGAAAGGCGGACTCGGCATCGCCGTCGCGGAAGGCCATGGCTGCGCCGCCGCGGCCATCGCGGTGGTGAACGCCTTCGGCGACGTGCGCGATGCGGCCGGCAACATCATCGCCGGGGCGCGGCTCGAGGATGGCAGCTTCGTCGACACCGCCCGCGCCGTGGCCGCGGGCACGCCGTCGGGTGGCTTCACCGCCGGCACCAACACGACGATCTGCGTGGTTGCCCTGGACTGCGCACTCTCGCGCGTGGAGCTGCAGGCCGTCGCGCGCAGCGCGGGCACGGGCCTGCTCTCGCGCATCACGCCCGCGGGCACCTTGGCCGATGGCGACGTGGTCTTTGCGCTCGCGCCCATGGACGGGCCCAAGGGATCGGCGGCCCAAGCCGAGCAGCTCGCGCGTCAGGCCTTGGAGCAGGCCATCGAACGCGCCGTGCGCCTCGCGGTCGGGCGCGACGGCGTACCGGGACTCGCCGCTAGCTGA
- a CDS encoding DMT family transporter, translated as MTALARASRSTELSLVGMAVIWGVNFSVMKYGTEAMVPTVYNALRMGIACVILLAIAYAQKGLRPSAADRKRLLGLGVLGHFIYQMLFVSGLALTRAGTAALVVAASPAAVAIVARAGGHERLPMRAVWGIILSISGVMLVVGGSVQADGTAHLVGDLLILAAVVIWAFYTTGLVPLAQRVEPAQVAAWTLVGGVVPLYFVAAPSILKTDWSAVTPLTWGAVAYSGVLAMVVAYLVWYHGVRAIGPTRTAMFANLQPLVAVIVAWILLGEVPTLFQGFGAVAVLGGLYLARR; from the coding sequence ATGACCGCTCTCGCCCGCGCCAGCCGCAGTACCGAACTCAGCCTCGTCGGCATGGCGGTCATCTGGGGCGTCAACTTCTCGGTGATGAAGTACGGCACCGAGGCCATGGTGCCGACCGTCTACAACGCGCTACGCATGGGCATCGCCTGCGTGATCCTGCTCGCGATCGCATATGCGCAGAAGGGCCTGCGGCCCAGCGCCGCGGATCGCAAGCGGCTCCTCGGGCTCGGAGTCCTCGGCCACTTCATCTACCAGATGCTCTTCGTGAGCGGGCTCGCGCTCACGCGTGCCGGAACGGCGGCACTGGTCGTCGCCGCGAGCCCCGCGGCCGTGGCGATCGTCGCGCGCGCCGGCGGCCACGAGCGGCTGCCCATGCGCGCCGTGTGGGGCATCATCCTGTCCATCTCGGGCGTGATGCTCGTCGTCGGCGGCAGCGTGCAGGCGGACGGCACGGCGCACCTGGTCGGTGACTTGCTCATCCTCGCGGCCGTGGTGATCTGGGCGTTCTACACGACGGGGCTGGTGCCCCTCGCGCAGCGCGTCGAGCCCGCGCAGGTTGCCGCGTGGACACTGGTCGGCGGCGTCGTGCCGCTCTACTTCGTTGCGGCGCCGTCCATCCTCAAGACCGACTGGAGCGCCGTCACGCCGCTCACCTGGGGCGCGGTGGCGTATTCCGGCGTCCTCGCGATGGTCGTCGCGTACTTGGTGTGGTATCACGGCGTACGCGCCATCGGTCCCACGCGCACCGCGATGTTCGCCAACCTGCAGCCGCTCGTCGCCGTCATCGTCGCGTGGATCCTGCTCGGCGAAGTGCCGACGCTCTTCCAAGGCTTCGGCGCCGTCGCCGTGCTCGGCGGCCTCTACCTGGCACGGCGATGA
- a CDS encoding diacylglycerol/lipid kinase family protein: protein MRAPLLIVNPAARGGRSAEAAALTACRAAGLEPRLRRTTAAGHAAQIAAAEADGDSVLVLGGDGTVMEVVGALVGRGIAVGVLPGGTGNQLARHLGIPLDVSRAVRAVADAEVAAMDLGRLGDGRYFSLTAGFGLDAAMIAGANPAAKRRFGVAAYVWSAALALPGMRSFRVRAVVDGESLDVDVALAMIANVGAVMDGRFGLGPDITPTDGQLDLCLFSAAGVGDGMGLAWRMARRDFRPDRRMTFRRGRHIRLEAAANVPAQADGELLRVPILEASVVPAAARFLAPRPTFAPAQPVPYVPNPHHALDRR, encoded by the coding sequence ATGCGCGCCCCGCTGCTGATCGTGAACCCCGCGGCGCGCGGCGGGCGCTCCGCCGAAGCCGCGGCGCTCACGGCGTGTCGTGCCGCGGGCCTCGAGCCGCGACTGCGCCGCACGACGGCCGCCGGCCACGCGGCGCAGATCGCCGCCGCCGAAGCCGATGGCGATTCCGTGCTCGTGCTCGGCGGCGACGGCACCGTGATGGAAGTGGTGGGCGCGTTGGTGGGGCGCGGCATCGCCGTGGGCGTGCTGCCGGGCGGCACGGGCAACCAGCTTGCACGGCATCTCGGCATTCCGCTCGACGTCTCCCGTGCCGTGCGCGCGGTCGCAGATGCCGAGGTCGCCGCGATGGATCTCGGGCGCCTCGGCGACGGCCGCTACTTCTCGCTCACGGCCGGCTTCGGGCTCGACGCGGCGATGATCGCGGGCGCGAATCCAGCGGCCAAGCGTCGCTTCGGGGTCGCCGCATATGTGTGGAGCGCGGCGCTGGCCCTGCCGGGCATGCGCTCGTTCCGCGTGCGTGCCGTCGTGGACGGCGAGTCGCTCGACGTCGACGTGGCGTTGGCCATGATCGCGAACGTGGGCGCGGTGATGGACGGCCGGTTCGGGCTCGGCCCCGACATCACGCCGACGGACGGGCAACTCGACCTCTGCCTCTTCTCGGCGGCCGGCGTCGGGGATGGGATGGGGCTCGCGTGGCGCATGGCGCGCCGAGATTTCCGACCGGACCGGCGGATGACCTTTCGCCGCGGCCGGCACATCCGCCTCGAGGCGGCGGCCAACGTGCCGGCACAAGCGGATGGCGAGCTGCTCCGCGTGCCGATACTCGAGGCGTCGGTGGTGCCGGCGGCGGCGCGCTTCCTCGCGCCCAGGCCGACGTTTGCCCCGGCGCAGCCCGTTCCGTACGTTCCGAATCCCCACCACGCGCTGGATCGGCGGTGA
- a CDS encoding DUF6941 family protein — MHVSFALFADSANISQEGKLNILGVFDALQVAALPAVHPRATMVVRLKALPDDIGRHTLGFTWLGPEGDEMWSSSGQLDVGAPPPGATELDVPVIAAIDLPIQHSGTHVMRIVLDGDVCAELLLHVRAGAPVMPPAGMVS, encoded by the coding sequence ATGCACGTCTCTTTCGCGCTTTTTGCGGACTCCGCCAACATCTCCCAGGAAGGCAAGCTCAACATCCTGGGCGTCTTTGACGCGCTGCAGGTCGCGGCGCTGCCGGCCGTGCACCCGCGCGCGACGATGGTCGTCCGCCTGAAGGCGCTGCCCGACGACATCGGGCGGCACACGCTGGGCTTCACCTGGCTCGGCCCGGAAGGCGACGAAATGTGGTCGTCGTCCGGCCAACTGGATGTCGGTGCCCCGCCGCCGGGTGCCACGGAACTCGACGTGCCGGTGATTGCGGCCATCGACCTGCCCATCCAGCACTCGGGCACCCACGTGATGCGCATCGTGCTCGACGGCGATGTCTGCGCGGAGCTGCTGCTGCACGTGCGCGCGGGCGCGCCGGTGATGCCGCCCGCCGGGATGGTCAGCTAG
- a CDS encoding sigma-54-dependent transcriptional regulator: MASILIIDDEVAIATAFAMFFRHDGQHTVAEAYTGADGIAAFERLRPDLVLLDVRLPDMTGFDVLAAIREHNPVVVMVTAYGDVPMAVDALHKGAENFLTKPVDLSHLKAAAERALEKAQLRRLSRWLSDKRGAEKGLVFGSTPPMRELQAQLQLLAASDRTTALILGESGAGKGRVAELLHAQSPRAGKPFVEVNCATLRAESLDSELFGVEAGSEYGVTRAGAFEIADGGTIFLDEIADLEPSLQPKLVRVLEGKGFRRVGGREEITPNVRVIAASSVDLQAAVAAGRFREDLYYRLAVMPIHLPPLRQRTREDLLELIAAVQDALLPSLPGAPTALTDEALDAILRYNWPGNIRELRNVLERAMLMARGLPAVDVLHLPREVANAAGGDVSHHEPRSLAEVERAHIDRTLRAHAHNRAHAAKELGISRATLIKKIREYELTDRQK; encoded by the coding sequence ATGGCCAGCATCCTCATCATTGACGACGAAGTGGCGATCGCGACTGCCTTCGCGATGTTTTTCCGCCACGATGGCCAGCACACCGTTGCCGAGGCGTACACCGGCGCGGACGGCATCGCCGCCTTCGAGCGCCTTCGCCCCGACCTCGTCCTGCTCGACGTCCGCCTGCCAGACATGACCGGCTTCGATGTGCTCGCCGCCATCCGCGAGCACAACCCGGTCGTCGTCATGGTCACGGCCTACGGCGACGTGCCGATGGCCGTGGACGCGCTGCACAAGGGCGCCGAGAACTTCCTCACGAAGCCCGTCGACCTGAGCCATCTCAAGGCCGCGGCCGAGCGTGCCCTCGAGAAGGCGCAGTTGCGTCGCCTGAGCCGCTGGCTCAGCGACAAGCGCGGCGCCGAGAAGGGCCTCGTGTTCGGCTCCACGCCGCCGATGCGCGAACTCCAGGCGCAGCTGCAGCTGCTCGCCGCGTCGGATCGCACGACGGCGCTGATCCTCGGCGAGAGCGGGGCCGGCAAGGGTCGCGTGGCCGAGCTGCTGCACGCACAGAGCCCGCGGGCGGGCAAGCCGTTCGTCGAAGTGAACTGCGCCACGCTGCGGGCCGAGTCGCTCGACAGCGAGCTCTTCGGCGTCGAGGCGGGCAGTGAGTACGGCGTCACGCGCGCCGGGGCCTTCGAGATCGCCGACGGCGGCACGATCTTCCTCGACGAGATCGCCGACCTCGAGCCCTCGCTGCAGCCCAAGCTGGTGCGCGTGCTCGAAGGGAAGGGCTTCCGCCGCGTCGGCGGCCGCGAGGAGATCACGCCGAACGTCCGCGTGATCGCCGCATCGTCGGTGGACCTGCAGGCGGCCGTTGCGGCCGGCCGTTTCCGCGAGGATCTCTACTACCGCCTCGCGGTGATGCCGATCCACCTGCCGCCGCTGCGCCAGCGCACGCGCGAGGACCTGCTGGAGCTGATCGCCGCCGTGCAGGACGCGTTGCTGCCGTCGCTGCCCGGTGCACCGACGGCGCTCACCGACGAGGCGCTCGACGCCATCCTGCGCTACAACTGGCCGGGCAACATCCGTGAGCTCCGGAACGTGCTCGAGCGCGCGATGCTCATGGCTCGCGGGCTGCCCGCCGTGGATGTGCTGCACCTGCCGCGCGAAGTCGCCAATGCCGCCGGCGGCGACGTATCGCACCACGAGCCTCGCTCGTTGGCCGAGGTGGAACGCGCGCACATCGACCGCACGCTGCGCGCGCACGCGCACAACCGTGCGCACGCCGCCAAGGAACTCGGCATCTCCCGCGCGACCTTGATCAAGAAGATCCGCGAGTACGAGCTCACCGACCGCCAGAAGTAG
- the acpS gene encoding holo-ACP synthase — MIVGIGFDLVAIARVEQMLARKEQRALDRLFTLHEQEYALARARPAMHLAARLAAKEAVFKALTGSDDAKLIGWKEAEVRRGDDGPPVLAFFGRAEARAKELGVTRVHLTLSHTDDIAGAVVVLERD, encoded by the coding sequence GTGATCGTCGGCATCGGCTTCGATCTCGTGGCCATCGCGCGCGTGGAGCAGATGCTGGCGCGCAAGGAACAGCGCGCGCTCGATCGGCTCTTCACGCTGCACGAACAGGAGTACGCGTTGGCTCGCGCGCGTCCCGCCATGCATCTCGCGGCGCGGCTCGCGGCGAAGGAGGCCGTGTTCAAGGCCCTCACCGGCAGCGACGATGCCAAACTGATCGGCTGGAAAGAAGCCGAGGTGCGCCGCGGGGACGACGGCCCGCCGGTGCTGGCGTTCTTCGGGCGCGCCGAGGCGCGGGCCAAGGAACTCGGCGTGACCCGCGTGCACCTCACGCTGAGTCACACGGACGACATCGCCGGCGCGGTGGTCGTCCTCGAGCGCGACTGA
- a CDS encoding PAS domain S-box protein: MQEHHSTGIIPDATLEPRLRALLRELPPAQAAVLEELWRERERLLGLAEQHRLVMQSVTDGVLVTTIGGVIEYANEAAHQLFVNRRVLRDQRLPELVAREEQVQLREYVQRAAEGDAVRAQCTVVRPDGDLRRLNLSISPLREHGHVSALVVSLTDFTDEARARDEVAASNARFRDLAEVATDGIWTVDRRGLFTSVNPATLELAGRSRSEMLGRSAIPMIAPEDQSAVAGHFRAVLGGKRERYECHIIRKDGSRRLVAVANSPIVTRGTVTGILGVVRDLTDERTRSVAFERLEATHTRLVDSAEDAIATIDEDGRFTSVNRALEKVSGKPRSALIGTNFVEILRPSERADLWRLFAATLGGERQRRELRFTRPDGAQRIAAVLATPLVEHGRVTGVLAVARDVTDERNLQEQVVRREKLAALGELVSGVVHEMNVPLQTILSNVQLLEQEPALPEATRECAATVASEVRRASRIVNKLLTFARQNPAERLATDLNAVIEDTVELRRYPLRVQDIELQVELDRSLPVTWADPFQLQQVFLNILGNAEQAVVQHPGARRIRVTTRRAGDSAIVSVADSGPGIAPEHFPHIFNPFYTTKPRGSGTGLGLSIADGIVRDHGGTIRVQSEPGKGATFEVALPIVSPPAPPSP; this comes from the coding sequence ATGCAGGAGCACCATTCCACGGGGATCATCCCCGACGCTACGCTGGAGCCGCGCCTGCGGGCGCTGCTGCGCGAGCTCCCGCCCGCGCAGGCCGCGGTGCTCGAGGAGCTCTGGCGGGAGCGCGAGCGCCTGTTGGGTTTGGCCGAGCAGCATCGGCTGGTGATGCAGTCCGTCACGGACGGCGTCCTCGTGACCACGATCGGCGGCGTCATCGAGTACGCCAACGAGGCGGCGCACCAGCTCTTCGTCAACCGACGCGTCCTGCGCGACCAACGCCTGCCCGAGCTCGTCGCGCGTGAGGAGCAGGTCCAGCTGCGCGAGTACGTGCAGCGTGCCGCCGAGGGCGATGCGGTGCGGGCGCAGTGCACCGTGGTGCGGCCTGACGGCGACCTGCGCCGCCTCAACCTGAGCATCAGCCCGCTGCGCGAGCACGGACACGTGAGTGCTTTGGTGGTTTCGCTCACCGACTTCACGGATGAGGCGCGCGCCCGCGACGAGGTCGCCGCCTCGAACGCGCGCTTCCGCGACCTCGCCGAGGTCGCGACGGACGGGATCTGGACGGTGGACCGCCGGGGCCTGTTCACCTCGGTCAATCCGGCGACGCTCGAGCTCGCGGGCCGCAGCCGCAGCGAGATGCTCGGCCGCAGCGCGATCCCGATGATCGCACCGGAGGATCAGTCCGCCGTCGCCGGCCACTTCCGGGCCGTGCTCGGCGGCAAGCGCGAGCGCTACGAGTGCCACATCATCCGCAAGGATGGCTCGCGCCGCCTGGTCGCGGTGGCGAACAGTCCGATCGTCACGCGCGGCACGGTCACGGGCATCCTCGGCGTGGTCCGCGACCTCACCGACGAGCGGACGCGCAGCGTCGCCTTCGAGCGGCTGGAAGCCACGCACACGCGGCTCGTCGACTCCGCCGAAGACGCCATCGCGACCATCGACGAGGACGGCCGCTTCACCTCCGTGAACCGCGCGCTCGAGAAGGTGAGCGGCAAGCCGCGGAGCGCGCTCATCGGCACCAATTTCGTCGAGATCCTGCGGCCCTCGGAGCGGGCCGACCTCTGGCGCCTGTTCGCCGCCACGTTGGGTGGCGAACGGCAGCGCCGCGAGCTGCGCTTCACGCGGCCGGACGGCGCCCAGCGCATCGCCGCGGTGCTGGCCACGCCGCTCGTCGAGCACGGACGCGTCACCGGCGTGCTCGCCGTCGCCCGCGACGTGACCGACGAGCGCAACCTGCAGGAACAGGTCGTGCGCCGCGAGAAGCTCGCCGCGCTCGGCGAGCTCGTGAGCGGCGTGGTGCACGAGATGAACGTGCCCCTGCAGACCATCCTGAGCAACGTGCAGTTGCTCGAGCAGGAGCCCGCGCTCCCCGAGGCCACCCGCGAGTGCGCGGCGACCGTGGCGAGCGAGGTCCGCCGCGCCTCGCGCATCGTGAACAAGCTGCTGACCTTCGCCCGGCAGAATCCCGCCGAGCGCCTGGCCACCGACTTGAACGCCGTCATCGAGGACACGGTGGAGCTGCGCCGCTATCCGCTGCGCGTGCAGGACATCGAACTGCAGGTGGAGCTGGACCGCAGCCTGCCCGTCACCTGGGCAGATCCGTTCCAATTGCAGCAGGTGTTCCTCAACATCCTCGGGAACGCCGAGCAGGCGGTGGTGCAGCATCCCGGAGCGCGACGCATCCGCGTCACGACGCGTCGCGCGGGCGACAGCGCAATCGTCAGCGTCGCGGATTCCGGGCCCGGTATTGCGCCGGAGCACTTCCCGCACATCTTCAACCCGTTCTACACGACGAAGCCGCGCGGCAGCGGCACGGGCCTCGGCCTGTCCATCGCCGACGGCATCGTCCGGGACCACGGCGGCACGATCCGCGTGCAGTCGGAGCCCGGGAAGGGCGCGACGTTCGAGGTCGCGCTGCCGATCGTCTCGCCGCCTGCGCCCCCCTCGCCCTAG
- a CDS encoding CYTH domain-containing protein: MREVELKGFATSDAEAQAARARVERAGASLAYEGRLEDRRYDMPDRALALRDHVLRLRVYRSERVVTSLDFKGPTGYADGFKVREELTVGADDPVALARILEAMGYVITREIDREIVQFTLAGATIRFERYPRMDILIEVEGSPEAIEAAIAALELPRERFTAERLPDFVLKFESRTGQRAALCDRELDGEYRYSPNDA; this comes from the coding sequence ATGCGTGAGGTCGAACTCAAGGGTTTCGCGACCTCCGATGCCGAAGCGCAGGCCGCGCGGGCGCGTGTCGAGCGTGCCGGCGCCAGCTTGGCCTACGAAGGACGCCTTGAAGACCGTCGCTACGACATGCCTGACCGCGCGCTGGCCCTGCGCGACCACGTGCTGCGCCTACGCGTGTATCGCAGCGAGCGCGTCGTCACGTCGCTCGACTTCAAGGGCCCGACCGGCTACGCCGACGGGTTCAAGGTCCGCGAGGAACTCACCGTCGGCGCCGACGATCCCGTCGCGCTCGCCCGCATCCTCGAGGCCATGGGCTACGTCATCACCCGCGAGATCGACCGGGAGATCGTGCAGTTCACGCTCGCTGGCGCCACGATTCGCTTTGAGCGATATCCCCGCATGGATATCCTCATCGAGGTCGAGGGCAGCCCCGAGGCCATCGAGGCCGCGATCGCTGCGCTCGAGCTACCGCGCGAGCGCTTCACGGCCGAGCGCCTGCCGGACTTCGTGCTCAAGTTCGAGTCGCGCACCGGGCAGCGCGCCGCGCTCTGCGACCGCGAGCTCGATGGCGAATACCGGTACTCGCCCAATGACGCCTGA
- a CDS encoding HAD family hydrolase, which produces MKIVLFDIDGTLLLSDGAGRRAMERALVETFGVMGPKSYRYGGKTDRLIVREKMRIEGFADDAIDAAVDATVQAYLRNLRAEIDRDPQALRSLPGVFELLSAVEAHEGMLLGLLTGNVIEGADLKLRAVHIEPERFRVGAFGSDHEERPMLPPIARERASRLLGRVVAGDQLVIIGDTEHDMTCGLGVGARAIGVATGGVARTTLESHAPVAVFDDFTDTPRVLEAILDA; this is translated from the coding sequence ATGAAGATCGTCCTTTTCGATATCGACGGCACGCTGCTGCTGTCCGATGGCGCCGGCCGCCGCGCGATGGAGCGCGCCCTGGTCGAGACCTTCGGTGTCATGGGCCCGAAGTCCTACCGTTACGGCGGCAAGACGGATCGGCTCATCGTCCGTGAGAAGATGCGCATCGAGGGCTTCGCCGACGATGCCATCGACGCGGCGGTCGACGCGACCGTGCAGGCATATCTCCGCAACCTGCGCGCGGAGATCGATCGCGATCCGCAGGCGCTGCGCTCCCTGCCCGGCGTGTTCGAGCTGCTCTCCGCCGTCGAGGCGCACGAGGGCATGCTGCTGGGCCTGCTCACGGGGAACGTGATTGAAGGCGCGGACCTCAAGCTCCGTGCCGTGCACATCGAACCCGAGCGCTTCCGCGTCGGCGCCTTCGGCTCGGATCACGAGGAGCGTCCCATGCTGCCGCCGATTGCCCGCGAGCGCGCCAGCCGGCTGCTCGGCCGCGTCGTCGCCGGCGACCAACTCGTCATCATCGGCGATACCGAGCACGACATGACCTGCGGACTCGGCGTCGGCGCCCGCGCGATCGGCGTCGCTACCGGCGGCGTCGCGCGCACGACGCTCGAGTCGCACGCACCGGTGGCCGTCTTCGACGACTTCACCGACACGCCGCGCGTCTTGGAGGCGATCCTCGATGCGTGA